AGATGACGTCAAGGAAAAGATTGTGAGTAAACTCGCAAATTGCTGACGCGGCATCTTGCACATCTGTTATTGCAATAACGTTAACTCAAGGTTGATGTCTTTGGGGACATTGCTAATTTTACTGTTTTTGTCCCAGGACTGAGCAGAGCTCTATGGATGGTAAGTCAGGCGTGCTGTTGCTCTTTTCAGTACTTTGGTTGTGCTTTTCTAGTCTCAGTTTTGGTGGTCTACGGAGTCTTCCTGAGAACTCCAGTGTTGTACTACAGGGTACTTGTGAAAAATTATCTTGCATCATCAGACTAGATGATTGTCAACATCCACTGATTGTGGTTCTTGTGCGTCTTAAGATATGCATAGTACTATTGAGTGACGGAAGATTCTAACATGGGTTGTAACATTTGTTAGTGAAGTGTATACTAATCGGATGACACATGTTATTGGCAGCCTAAGTGATTGTAGTTACGAGTGGTTCgcattgaatgaatgaatactacAGCGTTGAATAGTAGAGGCAGATACAAGGTGGATCTTTAATGCAGCGAATGGTTAACTTGCACCATCAGAAATGTAAGGACATTTGAGGGCAGTTTGAGAACTGTTATTGGCTGGCTTCACCTTTCCTTCTCCAGATCAAAGAAAGGCTAGGTGAGGAGGTCACAAAAATGTTCATTTGTATTACACATCCTCTTTACAATATAAAGACCAAATAAATGGACGCAATACCTCGTCCATTGTCTAAAGGCACATTCACCCGAACCATAAATGCAAAAACCAGTGTAGACGTCCAGGGTTTACCTAATTCAGCAATTAGACTGATTATAATTTGAGGGATAACCCATGCCTGTAGACCAGCACTAGCTTCTCCCTCCTCAGCTCCAGCCAACGTGGCGTTACAATCTGTTTTTAAAGGGCTCTTGGCGTCAGCCCAATGACTCGACTCCAAAAGCTGGCGTAATCTCAACCAGGCATGTCGTGGAATCAGTTCTCACCAGTATGATGCGCTGAAGAAGCCCCCACCGGTGTCACCATCTACACATCGTACCGGTGTTCCGTAATGATATATGTGGAATAAAATAAGTTAATTTCGCATGAAATCCCTTAGAATAAACTTAGAGCCAGGACGTGGGAACAGTATCTCCTTCTCCGTTATCAATTACAATGTCACGCAATCCCCACATACTGGCCAATGCACCAGTTTGTGTAACAATTGGTTTTAGTTAGTTTTCTGCAGTGTGTTCTAAATTAAATTCATAGTGTCCGCAGTATTTGCCAGGGTAACAAAGAAGAAGTCATAATTCTGTCTATAGGGTCCTCAGCCCTTGTCTTCAGGCTATGAATGTGACTAATTATTGGCCATGGTAACAAAGAGGCAATTATTATTCTGCCAGTATtgaatctttttattttatttttttaagtaataaaacaattatgttGCTCACCGATTGAGCCATATGTAATGCAATAGTATGTATATTCTTTTAGCAATTCTTTGTCAACCTAATGGTTATGTTGGACGCCATAATTTCTCACCAGAACTCCTCTAGTTAGTGCTCCCGAGTTTTTAAATTGAAAGCACAAATGCTTTTTTGCAACATTCTTTCATTTTGTTTAGTCCTATTCTTTTTGTTAATGAATTGAATCTGCAACAGAAATGGAATGCGTTTGTATGTATTCTTTATTGTCATTACACTaatgtctgtctttttttttttgttatctgGATTGTTGGGAATCCCTCTAAATTCAGAATAATGACCACTGGTCACTACTTCTCTGTTATTTTACAGAAACTGGAGTACCCCAAGGTTAAAGGTCAGCTGGTTATCTTTGGAGCAACTAACTGGGATTTAATTGGTAGAAAGGAGGTGCCCAAGCAATCAGGTATAATACAACttagctttgttttttttctgcattttAGCTATTGGATATATTCAGCTGTTTCTATTGGGTGACATTAATATATTTCTAACAAGAGAAATACTTTGAAAACTTTGAAAAAGATCATGTCAACATGTGCTTGAAATAAGGAATAAAAGGCTACTGGTAGGCTTTCAGGCTTTGGTCATCAGTTTTATTTACTCCTGTAAGGAGTCAATATTTCCCAGTGCGTTCACATAGACTGGTGGCTTGCTCCGTGCTCACGGCGTTCCTTACATTTGCAGCTGCGTTCCGCAACCTGGGTCAGAACCTGTGGGGTCCGCATCGCTACGGCTGCCTGAACGACGTCCAGGTCAGCTCTGTGATCTCTGGTCCCTGTGCCGCCCACAGCCTCCTCATCACCACGGAGGGAAAGCTATGGAGTTGGGGTGAGTCTGATATTCATTGTATTCCACTGAAGACCCGACTAGAAGTAAAGGTTTTATACGTCTCTTATTTAAGTGTGTGAAGTTGTCAGTTTTTGATGATTTCAGCCCCAtaagatgtatttttttttagacCCATCTGTTGCAATTTCTAGGCCTGATTTTTTATAATCTGAGGTCATCCGTGAGATGGGTGTAGAGACAATTGCGGTATATCCTAGGGGAATCCATCTTGAGTGTTGATTCCACAGAATTTAAAAGCATTATAATGTATCTATAGATGTTTTAGTCTGATGGCCAACTGATGCATACAGCTATAATGGTGGTTTATGGCGAGTCCCATTCCTTAGCCAAGCAGAAGTAAGAGGCAGATGCCGCCTCTCTGGTAGTTTAGGATTTTGATTTTAGGTCTAATTAGTCTAGATTCCAGGCGTTCTCGTCTCGGGAAGGAACGTCTTGAGTAAATCGCTTCAAATGTGCTGACATTTGCAAGAATAAACTAGCATAGGTAACACTTGGCCAGCATTTTCTATTTGAAGAATATATCACTTACTGGATGAGTTTTATGGATTAACCTTATTGAAATGACTGATCGGGCAGCATTTTGACTACAGATGCATCAAGATCGTTTTAAGCTACAAGCTATTTGAATATTACACATTAATGTAACAGTCAAGCCCCGGAACAGAGGATCATAGCTGTACACAGCATCACTGAGTTATGTAAGGGCAACAGACTTCAGTTATGAGTCATGACATCGATGCACAGTTGTTTCTTTGACTTCTGATGTTATTTTTAGCTACACGCTCCTTCAAAGATTAAGCAAATGTAGTCAACGGCCATTTTTAAATACAGCTAATATGTTAGTTCTGGTAATCATGTTTCTCCTCTTTGTGTGAATACATTAGACATGGTGCTGGTTCTGATATACATGTCGCTCCTCTATATGTGAATACAGTAAATATGGTGCTAGTTCTGGTATGTCGCTCCTCTATATGTGAATACAGTAAATATGGTGCTAGTTCTGATACACGTATCCCTCCTCTATGTGTGTATACAATAAATATGGGGTGGGTTTGGTACTCATGTCTCTGTGTGAATACAGGAAATATGGTGCTAGTTTTGGTATTCATGTCTCTCCTTCTGGTGCCCCCTGCAGGTCGGAATGAGAAGGGCCAGCTGGGCCACGGGGACAACAAGCGTCTTGAGGCGCCCAAGCTCATCGAAACACTGGCCGACAAAACCATCGTGTCCGCAGCCTGCGGACGCAACCACACCCTGGCACTCACAGGTCAGAGCATGTCTTTGTGTACTTGATGTTTACTCGTAGGTTGGATTGGTTCTAGTTAATGTTTGATCGTGTGTATTTAATGTTTACTAGTAGGTCTGACTTGGTCTGTTTTACTTTTATGTTTACTAGTTGGTCTGATTGTGTATTTCACAATCGCGTTGGCTTAGCtcagggtcggcttagctcaggaggtagggcagttgtcttgtaaccgaaaggttgctagttcgatccccagctcctcctagctgagtgttggtgtgtcaatgtgtgtatcaaccgatgtaagttgctttggataaaagcgtctgctaaatgtaccAGTAGGTTTGGTTGTGTATACTTAAGGTTTACTAGTaggtttgattgtgtgtgcgtgtgtgtgtatatttaatgtttactagttgtttattttctatACATTGGTATTCAGACATGACGGATGCCAAGCGCCTATAAATTGCTAGTATATTTTAACATCTGAATTGCTTTAAAAGCAAAACAATGCATGGGTTTTTGTGAGTTGGACTTGGTCGGTCAAGTTGATGGGTTTTTGTATTTCCGCCTCACAGAGGAAGGAACTGCATACTCATTTGGAGAGAACAAGTTGGGCCAGCTTGGCCAGGGCAACCAGACAGACGCCGTTCTCAGCCCAGCTGCGGTAAGTCTCCCATCTCCAGTTAGAAACGGTTAAGTAAATGCTTGATTGCGCTGTGAAACCTGCCTGGGAGGGTTACCAGAGGGCGTTGATGCCCCAGTGCCCCGCGTTTGGGTATCAGCCTTTAATTAATTTGATGGTTTCCATTAGATATCCTACAACGGCCAGCCGCTGGTCAAGGTGGCCTGTGGCGCGGAGTTCAGTATGGTGGTGGACTGCAAAGGCAACCTCTACTCATTCGGCTGCCCCGAATATGGACAGCTAGGTAAGACGGGatttgccgtgtgtgtgtgtgtgtgtgtgtgtgtgtgtgtgtgtgtgtgtgtgtgtgtgtgtgtgtgtgtgtgtgtgtgtgtgtgtgtgtgtgtgtgtgtgtgtgtgtgtgtgtgtgtgtgtgtgtgtgtgtgtgtgtgtgtgtgtgtgcgtcccccaAGTTCAtctgaaattaaataaataataattttacaGTGCAACTACCTCTCCCCATTATTAACGCCGCCCCTTGCGTCTCCTCATAGGACACAACTCTGACGGAAAGTTCATTGCCCGCGCGCAGCGCATCGAGTTTGACTGTGAGCTCATCGCCCGCCGCGTGGCCATCTTCATCGAGAAGTCCAAGGACGGCCAGGTGGTGCCGGTGCCCAACGTGGTGGTGCGGGACGTGGCCTGTGGGGGGAACCACACGGTGAGCCCCCTCATGAACACCGCCTCTTCTGATACTCTGCCGGCTCCGAGCCgcacgtttgtttgtttttctttgttgttcGCTCGGCGTGCTCTAAGGCTCAACGTTTGCCTCTTTGTTTGTTCCAGTTGATTCTAGACTCCCAGAAGCGCGTGTTCagctggggatgggggggctatGGCCGCCTGGGCCACACGGAGCAGAAGGACGAGATGGTCCCGCGGCTGGTGAAGCTCTTTGACTTCCCCGGCCGCGGCGCCGCCCAGATCTTCACTGGCTACCAGTGCTCCTTTGCTCTGAGTGAGATGGGTGAGTCAAAGAACTGTGTTTCTTCATGGATACACTGACCTGATATTGAGTGAGACCGCTTCCCAGTCCGCGCCATCTAATGTTGGCCCATTTGGTTCACTGGAAAACAAATGGAGTTTATTAATGTTATCATACTATACACTTTATTATGAATAGGGGTTGATTAAATGATATTCAGGGCTTTTCCTTTCGGTCTTTCTACCCCACTAGTATATGAAGTAGGGTCCTTTTTTAAATCGATCAGATCAAACAGTTTTTCATTAATTTCATGTCCTTTTCTTCCTTTATAGGTGGTCTGTTTTTCTGGGGGGTAACCAATACTTCCAGAGAGTCTACCATGTACCCCAAATCTGTCCAGGATTTGTGTGGGTGGAAGGTCCGAGGACTGGCATGCGGGTGAGTGTTGAAGTGCCCCTGAACCTGAACTCTTAATGTTATGTCTTCTATGATCGGCTTAGCGGGGTCGGCtttgctcaggaggtagagcagttgtcttgtaaccgcaaggttgccgcgagagtgttgatgtgtccctgagcaagacacttaaccctaactgctcctgacgagctggctgttgccttgcatggttgactctgccgtctgtgtgtattaactgataaaggtcgctttggataaaagcgtctgctaaatgtaaatcttaAACTTGGTTCTTAATCAACCTTGATTGATTCAGGAAGTTTCATTGAGGCAACTCTTTTACCAGAGAGCCATTGCAATGCGTAATTCATCCATGCAACGCTTTCTAAGATATTCAACTTGAAAACATTAAGACCTAGAGTGAAGAGACGTAAATGTATAAACCACATATGATCCCACGCATATACATCTTGTGTGTCCTGCTGATGGCAGCATTATTGAGTCCCTTCCTCACTGTGTGAATCTATGTTTTGATCCTTGTAGAAAGAGCAGCATCCTTGTTGCGGCAGACGAGAGCACAATCAGCTGGGGTCCCTCACCTACCTTTGGTGAACTGGTAAGTTCTCCTATTGATGGGATGCACCGATTTATCAGCCATGCGCCGTTCACCTTGTTACACATGTATATATTCAGGGGTGCACATAACTGGTACGCACGTACGCATGCGCGGCCATAACCGGGGATGCTTAACGTCACTTGTGTCACTACAGCGCTTTTGCGTAACTTACGGGAGATCGGAAAAAAACGAAACGACAAAATACATTGAGCAGCTACTTGTGCGTTCGCCACCTGCAAAGAAATGGAGCCGGAGCagaagaaaatgtttttttttttttttaaaaaaaggggtACCAAGATgtgccaaaaaaaaaaggtgacgCATAAAACCTCTGTGAAACTGGGTACGTTTCATAAGATCCGATGTTACGTTTGGAGCTATGTCTGGGGTGCGTACCAAACACCATCTCCTGGTACTCAACTGAGCAACTCTATAAAGAAGTTATGTGCACCCCTGTATAAATTCAGTGTCAACCTGAAGGCATCTTAGTGCAGGTTCTGTCCCCCTATGGGGGGTTTATTCACTGCCCGCCCCCTGTGCATTCAGGCCTGGCGGCTCGTAAGAAGATATAATTGCTCACTGGTTTAAAAAAGGCATTGTTTTACttatttgttttactttaaTCCAACAGGGATATGGAGACAACAAACCAAAGTCTTCTACAACAGCCCAGGAGGTCAAGACCTTGGATGGAATCTATCCAGAGCAGGTGAATAATCAACACTTCAGCCGTCCCTAAATGTATTGGTTCATCTTGTCTTCAATGAGGACTAATAACCTTTTTAGATGCTTGATGGTACCGTCCATGACTTACTTGCATATGATATTTCACATGAGTGACATCAAAGCAACAACATTGACCTGTTACTGTTTTGTCCACGCAGGTTATGATGGGCTACGCTCACTCCTTGATCATCGCAAGGGCTGAAAGCACGCAGGACAAGGAGAAACTCGCAAAGTTACCCGAGTACAACCCGCGGACACTTTAAAAAAGGCTCCCGACACGATCCTCTCACTCACACGCGAAAAAAGGCCATCTGTTGCACAGCAGGAGACATCTGCCCTCACGTCCCTGTCATGTCATTAGTGTACTACCGGGGTCCCGAtcaggctggaggggggggggggggtcttgcgTGTCGGGTAACGCACACAATCGTTCCTGTGGGAACAGCGTAGATACGGCGCAAGACCCCTCAGGCGACGGTCAAGGTTACCCAGAC
The Gadus morhua chromosome 7, gadMor3.0, whole genome shotgun sequence DNA segment above includes these coding regions:
- the rcc2 gene encoding protein RCC2 homolog; the encoded protein is MPRKKTTDVSGNGATKKKRAGAKRKERDFSSDDEFDYEQENNKKPGRQTTKSGLQPVTVADDVKEKIKLEYPKVKGQLVIFGATNWDLIGRKEVPKQSAAFRNLGQNLWGPHRYGCLNDVQVSSVISGPCAAHSLLITTEGKLWSWGRNEKGQLGHGDNKRLEAPKLIETLADKTIVSAACGRNHTLALTEEGTAYSFGENKLGQLGQGNQTDAVLSPAAISYNGQPLVKVACGAEFSMVVDCKGNLYSFGCPEYGQLGHNSDGKFIARAQRIEFDCELIARRVAIFIEKSKDGQVVPVPNVVVRDVACGGNHTLILDSQKRVFSWGWGGYGRLGHTEQKDEMVPRLVKLFDFPGRGAAQIFTGYQCSFALSEMGGLFFWGVTNTSRESTMYPKSVQDLCGWKVRGLACGKSSILVAADESTISWGPSPTFGELGYGDNKPKSSTTAQEVKTLDGIYPEQVMMGYAHSLIIARAESTQDKEKLAKLPEYNPRTL